Proteins from one Coleofasciculus sp. FACHB-T130 genomic window:
- a CDS encoding glycosyltransferase, which translates to MNSNPKVSIAINNYNYARFLSQAIDSALSQTYPHVEVIVVDDGSTDNSREVIASYGDKILPVLKENGGQASAFNAGFAASKGDIVCFLDADDTFIPEKAEKVVEALGDRPDLGWCFHPLKFVDEKLVEINDKKLKTSPDLFREYDLTQLTKSGRFYKNFPYPSTSGLCLKRSLLQQILPMPDKAGSTLLNDAFLIFSSLGLSKGIVLDKELSLYRVHGKNANAIGKETKGKSKDYQKRTAKINILLGYWIGVKFSSFYEFSNHMMATGMGVYLRNGEMDAEFKKLVKNHLATVKPIDKLKIYIRAFYNFVKNPKY; encoded by the coding sequence ATGAACAGCAACCCTAAAGTTAGCATCGCCATTAATAACTACAATTATGCTCGTTTCCTATCACAGGCAATTGATAGCGCCCTAAGCCAAACCTATCCCCACGTCGAGGTAATTGTGGTGGACGATGGTTCTACTGACAATTCACGAGAAGTTATTGCCAGTTATGGCGATAAAATTCTCCCGGTGCTAAAGGAAAATGGGGGACAAGCTTCAGCTTTCAATGCAGGCTTTGCCGCGAGTAAAGGAGATATTGTTTGCTTTTTGGATGCTGACGACACTTTTATACCTGAAAAAGCAGAAAAAGTAGTAGAAGCATTAGGCGATCGCCCAGATTTAGGTTGGTGTTTCCATCCTCTTAAATTTGTGGACGAAAAGTTAGTGGAAATAAATGATAAAAAACTTAAAACCAGTCCCGATTTATTCCGCGAGTACGATTTGACACAGTTAACTAAAAGTGGCAGATTCTACAAAAACTTTCCTTACCCCTCTACCTCTGGTCTTTGCTTGAAACGGTCACTCTTACAACAAATTCTGCCAATGCCGGATAAAGCAGGAAGCACTTTGCTCAATGATGCTTTTTTAATTTTTAGCTCATTAGGGCTAAGTAAAGGTATCGTTTTGGATAAGGAATTAAGTCTTTATCGGGTACATGGGAAGAACGCCAATGCTATCGGAAAAGAGACTAAGGGGAAATCAAAAGACTATCAGAAGCGAACCGCCAAGATCAATATCCTTTTAGGCTATTGGATAGGAGTCAAATTCTCATCATTTTATGAGTTTTCTAACCACATGATGGCGACAGGAATGGGTGTGTATCTCCGGAATGGAGAAATGGATGCGGAGTTTAAAAAACTTGTTAAAAATCATCTTGCCACCGTAAAACCGATAGATAAACTAAAAATCTATATTAGAGCTTTCTATAATTTTGTAAAAAACCCTAAATATTAA
- a CDS encoding tetratricopeptide repeat protein codes for MDNSLAIFYLSLLLVLLAVAGWAVVRQVFKTRKVESVLSRLQNKVQNDKCTTQEFYELGSIYLDKKLYTQAISLLQKALKAEDAEEENLAPIYNALGFAYFSQEQYDVAIRNYKEALKIAPNYVTALNNLGHVYEKKKLTAQALESYEEALKHEPDNGTAKRRAESLRKRLVPST; via the coding sequence ATGGATAACTCTCTGGCAATTTTTTATCTCTCCTTGTTGCTGGTACTGCTTGCCGTTGCCGGTTGGGCAGTTGTGCGCCAGGTTTTCAAAACCCGCAAAGTTGAAAGTGTCCTCTCTCGGCTGCAAAATAAGGTGCAAAACGACAAATGCACAACCCAAGAGTTTTACGAACTCGGCAGCATCTATTTAGATAAAAAACTTTACACCCAGGCAATCTCGCTGCTTCAAAAAGCACTCAAAGCTGAGGATGCCGAAGAGGAAAACCTCGCGCCTATCTACAATGCCTTAGGCTTTGCTTACTTCTCCCAAGAGCAGTACGACGTAGCGATTCGCAACTACAAAGAAGCTTTGAAAATAGCTCCAAATTATGTCACGGCGCTCAATAATCTGGGTCATGTTTACGAGAAGAAGAAGTTAACTGCTCAGGCGTTGGAAAGCTATGAGGAAGCGCTGAAGCACGAGCCTGACAATGGCACCGCCAAGCGCCGCGCCGAATCCTTGCGGAAACGGTTGGTTCCCTCGACTTAA
- a CDS encoding transporter substrate-binding domain-containing protein has product MFFLWLFASIKTPNLAVAAELQEIVERGYLIVAVKDNVRPLAFRDGEGKLQGLEIDIAQRLAAELLDKPDAVKLQPVANRERLSVVVDGTVDLTIARVTQNASRDRLVNFSIPYYLDGTALVTQDAFLQRLNDLQQRKVAVLKGSDTISTVRYLIPQVQLIGVDSYEQARSLLESGNADAFAADASILSGWVQEYPQYRLLPVRLSGEPLAVVMPKGLQYNQLRQRVNDAIARWKREGWLQERVKYWGLPQSDTNRF; this is encoded by the coding sequence ATGTTTTTTCTTTGGCTCTTTGCTAGTATAAAAACGCCAAACTTAGCGGTTGCTGCCGAGCTACAAGAGATTGTGGAGCGCGGCTACCTAATTGTTGCAGTGAAAGACAATGTCCGTCCCCTGGCTTTTCGGGATGGGGAAGGCAAACTGCAAGGGCTGGAAATTGACATTGCCCAGCGTTTGGCAGCAGAACTCCTAGATAAACCCGATGCGGTAAAGTTGCAACCGGTGGCGAATCGAGAGCGGCTCTCGGTGGTGGTGGATGGAACGGTCGATCTGACGATCGCGAGGGTGACACAAAATGCTTCGCGCGATCGCTTGGTCAACTTCAGCATTCCTTACTACCTAGACGGCACCGCTTTAGTCACTCAGGACGCATTTTTACAAAGGCTTAACGATCTGCAACAGAGAAAAGTCGCCGTTCTGAAAGGATCGGATACGATTTCTACGGTGCGCTATCTTATCCCCCAAGTTCAGCTAATTGGCGTAGATTCCTACGAACAGGCGCGATCGCTCCTGGAATCGGGTAACGCCGATGCCTTCGCCGCCGATGCCAGCATTCTCAGCGGCTGGGTGCAGGAATATCCCCAGTACCGACTGCTGCCGGTACGCTTGTCGGGGGAGCCGCTAGCCGTGGTAATGCCCAAAGGGTTGCAGTACAATCAATTGCGGCAACGGGTAAATGATGCGATCGCGCGTTGGAAACGAGAAGGCTGGCTGCAAGAACGGGTTAAGTATTGGGGACTCCCCCAGAGCGATACCAACCGATTTTAG
- the rplT gene encoding 50S ribosomal protein L20 → MTRVKRGNVARKRRKKILKLAKGFRGSHSTLFRTANQQVMKALRNAYRDRKKRKRDFRSLWITRINAAARQHGISYSQLMGKLKKANVQINRKMLAQMAVLDPAGFDKVLQLATQAQG, encoded by the coding sequence ATGACACGGGTAAAACGCGGTAACGTTGCTCGCAAACGCCGCAAAAAAATTCTCAAACTAGCCAAAGGCTTCCGAGGTTCTCATTCAACTTTGTTCCGGACAGCCAATCAACAGGTCATGAAGGCGCTGCGTAACGCCTACCGCGATCGCAAGAAGCGCAAGCGCGATTTCCGCAGCCTCTGGATCACCCGTATCAACGCCGCAGCACGTCAGCACGGCATTAGCTATAGCCAGCTGATGGGCAAATTGAAAAAGGCAAATGTCCAGATTAATCGCAAGATGCTGGCGCAGATGGCTGTTCTCGATCCCGCTGGCTTTGACAAAGTGCTGCAACTCGCTACACAGGCTCAAGGGTAA
- the rpmI gene encoding 50S ribosomal protein L35, translating into MPKLKTRKAAAKRFRATGSGKIVHRKAFKSHLLQHKSSDRKRRISKMALVHERDEENVRLMLPYL; encoded by the coding sequence ATGCCTAAACTGAAAACCCGTAAAGCAGCGGCAAAGCGTTTTAGAGCCACCGGCAGCGGCAAAATCGTCCACCGCAAAGCCTTCAAAAGTCACTTGCTACAGCACAAGAGTTCTGACCGGAAACGGCGGATTTCTAAAATGGCTCTGGTGCATGAACGCGATGAAGAAAATGTGCGCTTGATGCTGCCCTATTTGTAA
- a CDS encoding late competence development ComFB family protein — protein sequence MSLEKLTIGTIVEQALQDGYMTPSLAQEIGSICEISEISVDDYIALDRLFGQLLTDEAIAIPGKQFINVMEALVLIEASVQVLKMEVTNPCLLDLGEIAAYALNRLPPLYATTEEGASFQRQRGKEELRELITQKVKEAIARSPMPG from the coding sequence ATGAGTCTAGAAAAGCTCACGATAGGAACAATTGTCGAACAAGCTTTGCAGGACGGATATATGACGCCATCTCTAGCACAAGAGATTGGCAGCATCTGCGAAATTTCGGAAATTTCTGTTGACGACTACATCGCTTTAGATCGCTTATTCGGGCAACTTTTAACCGATGAAGCGATCGCGATTCCCGGAAAACAGTTTATCAATGTGATGGAAGCATTGGTGCTAATAGAAGCGAGCGTGCAGGTGCTAAAAATGGAAGTAACCAACCCTTGCCTTCTGGATCTGGGAGAGATTGCTGCTTATGCGCTCAATCGACTGCCACCCCTCTATGCCACCACTGAGGAAGGCGCTAGCTTTCAGCGTCAGCGTGGCAAGGAGGAACTTCGAGAGTTAATTACCCAGAAAGTTAAAGAAGCGATCGCGCGATCGCCGATGCCGGGATGA
- the galK gene encoding galactokinase: MNFQQVFGTEPEVEASAPGRVNLLGEHTDYNDGFVLPTAIPQKTTVQLGFSKDEQHHFYSAELDEKVDVLESTHTPSSFASYVFGCIRLLEQEGNTIPPVNVYVTSSVPIGSGLSSSAALEVATLRGLRSLLSLTLDDVQIAQLAQQAEIHYAGVQCGIMDQMASSLADTDSMLFLDTRTLERQVLPFPKGAEVVVIDSGVPRTLAASGYNQRRADCEEAARLLGVKALRDITDPQAVESLPEPLRRRALHVVTEDNRVLEAIQGVSPERFGELMNASHASLRDDYEVSVPALDTLVRMLQETRGVFGARLTGAGFGGACVALVEVGKAEAIAQNVLQRYNGSGYTGRILVQ, translated from the coding sequence ATGAATTTTCAACAAGTATTCGGTACAGAACCAGAAGTCGAAGCCAGCGCACCAGGACGAGTAAATCTACTAGGCGAACACACGGACTATAACGATGGATTTGTCCTCCCAACAGCTATCCCCCAAAAAACGACGGTACAATTGGGATTTAGCAAAGATGAACAGCACCACTTTTACTCTGCGGAACTTGACGAAAAAGTAGACGTTTTAGAAAGCACTCATACGCCGTCTAGTTTCGCAAGTTATGTATTTGGGTGTATCCGACTTTTAGAGCAGGAAGGTAACACTATCCCGCCGGTTAACGTGTATGTTACATCCTCCGTTCCTATTGGTTCGGGTTTGTCTAGCAGTGCGGCGTTGGAAGTGGCGACTCTCAGAGGATTGAGATCGCTTCTTTCACTTACTCTCGATGATGTGCAAATCGCCCAACTCGCACAACAGGCAGAAATTCACTATGCTGGCGTGCAATGCGGAATTATGGATCAGATGGCGTCCAGCCTTGCTGACACTGATTCGATGCTGTTTCTGGACACGCGCACGCTGGAACGTCAAGTTCTTCCTTTCCCAAAGGGAGCAGAAGTTGTGGTAATCGATAGCGGCGTGCCTCGTACCCTGGCGGCAAGTGGCTACAACCAACGACGCGCTGATTGTGAGGAAGCCGCACGGTTGTTGGGAGTGAAGGCGCTCAGAGATATCACCGATCCGCAAGCTGTAGAATCTTTACCCGAACCGCTGCGGCGTCGCGCTCTTCATGTGGTTACAGAGGATAACCGGGTGCTGGAGGCGATACAGGGCGTCTCTCCGGAGCGCTTTGGCGAGTTGATGAATGCTTCTCATGCCAGTTTGCGGGACGATTACGAAGTTTCCGTACCGGCGTTGGATACGCTGGTGAGAATGTTGCAAGAAACCCGTGGCGTATTCGGCGCACGGTTGACGGGTGCTGGGTTTGGGGGCGCTTGCGTTGCTTTGGTAGAGGTTGGGAAGGCGGAAGCGATCGCCCAAAATGTACTTCAACGCTACAACGGATCGGGTTACACCGGACGGATTCTGGTTCAGTAA
- a CDS encoding tryptophan-rich sensory protein, protein MINSMMIIGGVTLFVALGSLLFRPRDTQWVKNLTRPSWLVFEPLIPFIWTIVFAGGALSATIIWEQDPGSLKTWLLMALYLLLEIVTVAYIPTTLRLRSLTVGTLLGGSGVILGVLLALFVLPISGLSALLLLPYVLWSPVGTYTTWEMIQLNPESI, encoded by the coding sequence ATGATTAATTCAATGATGATTATTGGGGGCGTGACCTTATTCGTTGCGCTAGGAAGTCTCTTGTTTAGACCGCGCGATACTCAATGGGTCAAAAACTTGACCCGACCTAGTTGGCTTGTCTTTGAGCCTCTGATTCCGTTTATCTGGACGATTGTTTTTGCAGGCGGAGCTTTATCAGCAACCATAATTTGGGAACAAGATCCAGGTAGCCTCAAAACTTGGTTGTTGATGGCACTTTACCTACTCTTGGAAATTGTCACAGTCGCTTACATTCCTACCACGCTCAGACTCCGCAGCCTTACAGTCGGTACGCTATTAGGGGGATCGGGCGTTATTTTAGGGGTTCTTTTAGCATTGTTTGTATTACCGATTTCTGGATTATCGGCTCTTTTATTACTCCCCTATGTGCTTTGGAGTCCAGTTGGAACCTATACGACTTGGGAGATGATTCAACTGAATCCTGAGTCTATATAG
- a CDS encoding PEP-CTERM sorting domain-containing protein (PEP-CTERM proteins occur, often in large numbers, in the proteomes of bacteria that also encode an exosortase, a predicted intramembrane cysteine proteinase. The presence of a PEP-CTERM domain at a protein's C-terminus predicts cleavage within the sorting domain, followed by covalent anchoring to some some component of the (usually Gram-negative) cell surface. Many PEP-CTERM proteins exhibit an unusual sequence composition that includes large numbers of potential glycosylation sites. Expression of one such protein has been shown restore the ability of a bacterium to form floc, a type of biofilm.), with amino-acid sequence MSISTTWNKLSMAVAGATLIVGTFHSAPANAITFKFQGDAEDAGSVEGSYTVADDILKTLVSDVRIQAPFLQVENPLDFFSFTVNGNNIFSGKPSYSSLTSLIPVNGVFAFREVLRLDVIDDRGLFFAFKLDVATADEGLIEPVDQCLVKECQGFLGFALGGGINSPPGVIGGGFVPHKPVNDVESVPEPTAAIALGVMGASMLIRKRKLSSSSPA; translated from the coding sequence ATGTCTATTTCAACTACTTGGAATAAGTTATCAATGGCTGTTGCCGGTGCAACATTGATTGTAGGAACATTTCATTCGGCTCCTGCGAACGCCATAACATTTAAATTTCAAGGGGATGCTGAAGACGCAGGCTCAGTTGAAGGCAGCTATACCGTCGCCGATGATATCCTCAAAACCTTAGTTAGCGATGTACGGATACAAGCTCCTTTCCTACAGGTAGAGAATCCTTTGGATTTTTTTTCCTTTACCGTGAATGGCAATAACATCTTCAGTGGCAAGCCATCATACTCATCTTTAACATCTTTAATTCCGGTAAATGGAGTCTTTGCTTTTAGGGAGGTTTTGAGACTAGACGTTATAGATGATCGGGGCCTATTTTTCGCCTTTAAGCTAGATGTCGCAACCGCTGATGAAGGACTGATAGAACCAGTTGACCAGTGTTTAGTTAAAGAATGTCAAGGATTTCTGGGTTTTGCCCTTGGAGGTGGAATCAACTCTCCACCAGGCGTTATCGGAGGTGGCTTTGTTCCGCATAAACCTGTGAATGATGTCGAATCCGTACCAGAACCAACGGCAGCGATCGCGCTTGGTGTGATGGGCGCTTCTATGCTAATCCGCAAAAGAAAATTATCGTCCTCGTCACCCGCCTAA
- a CDS encoding PEP-CTERM sorting domain-containing protein (PEP-CTERM proteins occur, often in large numbers, in the proteomes of bacteria that also encode an exosortase, a predicted intramembrane cysteine proteinase. The presence of a PEP-CTERM domain at a protein's C-terminus predicts cleavage within the sorting domain, followed by covalent anchoring to some some component of the (usually Gram-negative) cell surface. Many PEP-CTERM proteins exhibit an unusual sequence composition that includes large numbers of potential glycosylation sites. Expression of one such protein has been shown restore the ability of a bacterium to form floc, a type of biofilm.), with protein sequence MSTSTMWKKLSIAVSAAFLALGTVNLAPANAITFNFQGNLDGDSVEGTYTVADEILDLLVSDVRIGNYLDVKNPFDFFSLSVNGNNIFSGKPSDSSLTSLIPVNQVFAFREVLRLDVNDTNFDFQLSVATGDNGPREPVAQCLVKECQGFTIFSVSGVNGSGFVSHKPVNVPESVPEPTAAIALGVIGASMLIRKRKLSSSPQA encoded by the coding sequence ATGTCTACTTCAACAATGTGGAAGAAATTGTCAATAGCTGTTAGTGCAGCATTTTTGGCTTTGGGAACAGTTAATTTGGCTCCCGCGAACGCCATAACATTTAATTTTCAAGGGAATCTTGATGGAGACTCAGTTGAAGGCACTTACACCGTCGCCGATGAAATTCTAGACTTATTAGTCAGCGATGTACGGATAGGAAATTATCTAGATGTCAAAAATCCTTTTGATTTTTTCTCCTTGAGCGTGAATGGCAATAATATCTTTAGTGGCAAGCCATCAGACTCATCCTTAACATCTTTAATTCCAGTAAATCAAGTCTTTGCTTTCAGAGAGGTTTTGAGACTAGATGTTAATGATACGAATTTTGACTTTCAGCTAAGTGTAGCAACTGGTGATAATGGGCCAAGAGAACCTGTTGCTCAGTGTTTAGTTAAAGAATGTCAAGGATTTACGATTTTTAGCGTTTCGGGCGTTAATGGAAGTGGATTTGTTTCCCATAAACCCGTGAATGTCCCGGAATCCGTACCAGAACCAACCGCCGCGATCGCGTTAGGTGTGATAGGCGCTTCTATGCTAATCCGCAAAAGAAAATTATCGTCCTCGCCACAGGCCTAA
- a CDS encoding choice-of-anchor tandem repeat NxxGxxAF-containing protein encodes MKLHLSIPTALMGLCLSFLAAREVQAASFTFTKIADTSDRFSSFLSSPALNNAGTAAFLAGLDTGSIGIFTANGSTITTIANTNNFFSSFRTPLSINDGGTVAFSAVLAQVATGIFKGNGTTTPTPVALAFPQSDSNGVESPWIDDDVIVAKDYFSDFYLPSINNAGVVAFVERLYRGERILTSEGKVIDTIFYGSVNSPFINDERTVAYRIESGNPSTVIVTSNGTTRTIVASIGNNYPEDSGFGSPALNNLGNVAFYAPPAIDPSNDWYTPPEPFVGGKNAALFASNSKTTTLIADTSGSLNGFLGVPSINDVGTIAFFAELDAGGTGIFTGADPLKDKVISTGDTLFGSTVTSLSFSREGLNNAGQVAFLASLADGTMGIFRADPGVSSEPPKDVPEPASGLGLLALGALGAGSVMQRQQKQQIDD; translated from the coding sequence ATGAAATTACACTTGAGCATTCCCACGGCATTGATGGGCTTATGCCTCAGCTTTTTGGCAGCGAGAGAAGTGCAAGCTGCCAGCTTCACCTTTACAAAAATTGCGGATACAAGCGATCGCTTCAGTTCCTTTCTGTCATCTCCCGCCTTAAATAATGCTGGAACCGCCGCCTTTTTGGCTGGACTAGATACAGGGAGCATAGGTATTTTCACGGCCAATGGCTCCACAATTACCACGATTGCCAACACCAATAATTTCTTTAGTAGCTTTCGTACTCCTCTCTCCATTAATGATGGAGGAACCGTCGCCTTCAGCGCTGTCCTAGCTCAGGTAGCCACAGGTATTTTCAAGGGGAACGGAACAACAACGCCCACTCCTGTCGCCCTTGCTTTCCCTCAATCCGACTCGAATGGTGTTGAGTCACCCTGGATTGATGATGACGTTATTGTAGCGAAGGACTACTTTAGCGATTTTTATTTGCCCTCGATTAATAATGCTGGAGTTGTAGCTTTCGTAGAGAGACTTTACCGGGGCGAACGTATTCTCACCAGCGAAGGAAAAGTTATCGATACTATCTTTTATGGCAGCGTCAATTCCCCCTTCATCAATGATGAAAGAACTGTAGCCTATAGAATTGAAAGTGGGAATCCTAGCACGGTAATTGTTACGAGTAACGGCACTACAAGGACTATCGTTGCCAGCATTGGAAATAATTATCCTGAGGATTCTGGCTTTGGTTCCCCTGCCCTCAATAATTTAGGAAACGTTGCCTTTTATGCTCCCCCGGCTATTGATCCAAGCAATGATTGGTATACTCCGCCAGAGCCATTTGTGGGAGGAAAAAATGCAGCTTTGTTCGCTAGCAATAGCAAAACAACAACCTTAATTGCAGACACGAGCGGCTCCTTGAACGGCTTTCTTGGCGTTCCCTCAATTAATGATGTGGGAACTATTGCCTTCTTTGCTGAACTGGATGCAGGCGGGACAGGGATCTTCACTGGAGCCGATCCCCTAAAAGATAAGGTAATTAGTACTGGTGATACTCTATTTGGTTCCACCGTAACGTCCCTTAGTTTTTCGCGGGAAGGATTAAATAATGCTGGTCAGGTGGCATTTCTTGCCAGTCTTGCGGATGGCACTATGGGCATTTTCCGCGCCGATCCGGGAGTGTCTAGCGAACCGCCAAAGGATGTTCCAGAACCCGCTTCAGGTTTGGGTTTACTCGCATTGGGTGCTTTGGGTGCTGGTTCAGTGATGCAGCGTCAACAGAAACAGCAGATCGACGACTAA
- a CDS encoding PEP-CTERM sorting domain-containing protein (PEP-CTERM proteins occur, often in large numbers, in the proteomes of bacteria that also encode an exosortase, a predicted intramembrane cysteine proteinase. The presence of a PEP-CTERM domain at a protein's C-terminus predicts cleavage within the sorting domain, followed by covalent anchoring to some some component of the (usually Gram-negative) cell surface. Many PEP-CTERM proteins exhibit an unusual sequence composition that includes large numbers of potential glycosylation sites. Expression of one such protein has been shown restore the ability of a bacterium to form floc, a type of biofilm.), translating into MTTLTFDELPTQPADDLSFKGVTFDFKVNGENSTAATYNVERKLNLGGLFGVEEAFYFLDLSPPVLEIGAPGILTLDFAMSTSNIMFDVAKLGDFRFQPLPKLTVQLFDEDFTSLGITEVILDKTFVDDFPSPLRISVSGTTFTYSGTPVKRAVVDFTNELGSWGFDNLSYLTAARTASVPEPASVLGLLALGAFGATSRLKRKQKK; encoded by the coding sequence TTGACTACATTAACTTTTGATGAGCTGCCGACTCAACCAGCGGATGATTTGAGTTTTAAGGGCGTTACATTCGACTTTAAAGTAAATGGAGAAAACTCAACTGCTGCCACCTACAATGTTGAAAGAAAATTGAATCTCGGAGGTTTATTCGGCGTTGAAGAAGCATTTTATTTCCTTGATTTATCACCCCCCGTCTTAGAGATCGGTGCGCCAGGAATTTTAACACTTGACTTTGCCATGTCTACTTCTAATATTATGTTCGACGTGGCGAAGCTAGGGGATTTTCGCTTTCAGCCTCTACCCAAATTAACCGTCCAACTTTTTGACGAAGACTTCACTTCTCTTGGCATCACAGAGGTGATTCTGGATAAAACATTCGTAGACGACTTTCCTTCCCCACTCAGAATTAGTGTTTCCGGCACTACTTTTACTTACAGCGGCACCCCTGTAAAACGGGCAGTTGTAGATTTCACTAACGAATTAGGTTCATGGGGATTTGACAACCTTAGTTATCTAACCGCCGCTCGAACCGCTTCGGTTCCCGAACCAGCTTCTGTATTGGGTTTACTGGCATTGGGTGCTTTCGGTGCAACTTCACGACTTAAGCGCAAACAAAAAAAGTAA